In Falsibacillus albus, a single window of DNA contains:
- the spo0A gene encoding sporulation transcription factor Spo0A: MKKIKVCIVDDNRELVGLLDEYIASLDDMEVVGVAHNGQECLQLLEEVKPDVLVLDIIMPHLDGLAVLEKLKENPRSSVPNVIMLTAFGQEDVTKKAVELGASYFILKPFDMDNLANHIRQVSGSSNPIIKKSSSMKSHSEQKPRNLDASITSIIHEIGVPAHIKGYLYLREAISMVYNDIELLGSITKVLYPDIAKKYNTTASRVERAIRHAIEVAWSRGNIDSISSLFGYTVSMSKAKPTNSEFIAMVADKLRLEHKAS, from the coding sequence GTGAAGAAGATAAAAGTTTGCATTGTGGATGATAATCGTGAATTGGTCGGCTTATTAGATGAGTACATTGCCTCTTTGGATGATATGGAAGTAGTTGGTGTTGCACACAATGGACAAGAATGCCTGCAGCTGTTGGAAGAAGTGAAACCTGATGTCCTTGTTTTGGATATCATCATGCCCCATCTGGATGGATTGGCAGTTCTTGAAAAACTTAAGGAAAATCCTCGTTCATCTGTACCTAATGTCATTATGCTTACCGCATTTGGACAGGAAGATGTCACGAAAAAAGCGGTTGAGCTTGGAGCTTCTTATTTTATTTTGAAACCTTTTGACATGGACAATTTAGCAAATCATATTCGTCAAGTCAGCGGAAGTTCTAATCCGATCATCAAAAAGTCTTCTTCAATGAAAAGCCACTCTGAACAAAAACCAAGGAATTTGGATGCCAGCATTACCAGCATCATTCATGAAATTGGGGTCCCTGCTCATATTAAAGGGTATTTATATTTAAGAGAAGCCATCTCAATGGTTTATAACGATATCGAATTGCTTGGTTCAATTACGAAGGTTCTCTATCCTGATATCGCAAAGAAATACAATACAACGGCAAGCCGTGTAGAAAGAGCGATCAGACATGCAATCGAAGTAGCTTGGAGCAGGGGGAACATCGATTCAATTTCTTCCCTATTCGGCTATACGGTTTCCATGTCAAAAGCCAAGCCGACAAACAGCGAGTTCATTGCCATGGTGGCAGACAAGCTTCGTCTGGAGCATAAAGCTTCTTGA
- a CDS encoding DUF342 domain-containing protein, with protein MKIHHNDYFSIDTINNDVLITVQKTGYPLSAFNNVLMEFPRIALEDFLSLKTAITKADCTQQRIGSLKEEAECWIEEDEMIASIQVNMTEKDYIEKKESIQTKINEMLAAKGVVFGIMEEAIAGLSPMKKIIAAKGKDAVQGSNASISYKERPERKPTITAEGKADYFDMNFLTEVKEGDCLGKKTRPTKGESGKTVIGREIPGPSGKDQEFVYDKKTIELIDEGENSYLIAKVNGVLEFINGKISVGPHLIIEGDVGYETGNIEFDGTVTIKGTVQRGFSVKASKDIAVHGELGISGCDLIESYDGDVFIKGGLFGSGISKVVAAHNIFIKHAHESTMVAGEDIRIGYSGIGCMIIGKNVLADHKKGKIIGGVIEAEGKVISGTIGNKTEMKTNIIVKGFDRSEVISKVKDYRNRQKKAELALKDARNELARAAKTGAHSLHKLISEIADEMEQNNREIKSLLSLLDTKGEGEITAFHGMFPQTYIQIKSARKLIKMMTRGTVYLKEHSLNFL; from the coding sequence GTGAAAATTCATCATAATGATTATTTTTCAATTGATACAATTAACAACGATGTATTGATCACTGTCCAAAAAACAGGGTATCCTCTCTCTGCCTTCAATAATGTTCTGATGGAATTCCCGAGGATAGCCTTGGAAGATTTTCTATCCCTGAAAACGGCAATCACCAAGGCTGACTGCACCCAGCAAAGAATAGGTTCTTTGAAGGAAGAAGCCGAATGTTGGATCGAAGAGGATGAAATGATTGCATCTATTCAAGTGAATATGACCGAAAAGGATTATATTGAAAAAAAGGAAAGCATACAAACCAAAATCAATGAAATGCTTGCTGCAAAAGGAGTCGTTTTCGGGATTATGGAGGAAGCAATAGCAGGGCTGTCACCGATGAAGAAAATAATAGCAGCAAAGGGTAAGGATGCAGTCCAAGGAAGCAATGCATCCATTTCATACAAGGAAAGACCGGAAAGAAAGCCGACGATCACTGCAGAAGGCAAAGCGGACTATTTTGATATGAATTTTTTGACGGAAGTAAAGGAAGGGGATTGCTTAGGAAAAAAAACACGTCCTACAAAAGGGGAATCCGGAAAGACTGTTATCGGTAGAGAAATACCGGGGCCTTCTGGAAAAGATCAAGAGTTTGTTTATGATAAGAAAACGATTGAACTTATCGATGAAGGTGAGAATTCATATTTGATTGCAAAGGTGAACGGTGTTTTGGAGTTCATCAATGGTAAAATTTCTGTCGGTCCTCATTTAATCATTGAGGGGGATGTCGGCTATGAAACGGGAAATATTGAATTTGATGGTACGGTTACGATAAAAGGGACGGTTCAGCGCGGCTTTTCAGTGAAAGCTTCTAAGGATATAGCCGTCCATGGCGAGCTTGGGATTAGTGGATGTGACCTGATTGAATCATACGATGGAGATGTATTTATTAAAGGAGGGCTCTTTGGAAGCGGAATTTCAAAGGTTGTAGCTGCACATAATATTTTCATCAAGCATGCCCATGAGTCCACAATGGTTGCCGGGGAAGACATCAGAATAGGCTACAGTGGAATCGGATGCATGATCATAGGGAAAAATGTTTTAGCTGATCATAAAAAAGGGAAAATCATTGGTGGTGTCATTGAAGCAGAGGGAAAAGTGATTTCTGGAACGATTGGGAATAAGACAGAGATGAAAACGAATATTATTGTAAAAGGCTTCGATCGTTCAGAGGTGATAAGCAAAGTAAAGGATTATCGAAATCGTCAGAAAAAAGCCGAGCTTGCTCTAAAGGATGCAAGGAATGAACTTGCCCGTGCAGCAAAAACCGGCGCACATTCGTTACATAAGCTTATTTCGGAAATAGCAGATGAGATGGAACAAAACAACCGTGAAATCAAATCCCTGCTTTCCCTTTTGGACACGAAAGGAGAAGGGGAAATAACTGCGTTTCACGGTATGTTCCCCCAAACCTATATTCAAATCAAGTCTGCAAGAAAACTGATAAAAATGATGACAAGAGGGACAGTTTATTTAAAAGAACATTCATTAAATTTTCTATAG
- a CDS encoding glycerophosphodiester phosphodiesterase, with translation MTQIFAHRGSAGTHPENTMQSFFEAEKVNADGIELDVQLSKDGEVVVIHDETLERTTNGKGFVKDFNLNELKKLDASYKFKTFLKKPTIPSLREVLEWLTGNGLLCNIELKNGVFPYPSLEEKVISLVREYQLEDRIIISSFNHYSIVYCYRLAPEIQIAPLYSEGLFMPWVYAKSIHAGAIHPKLRAAPDEIILSSMENGVAVRPYTVNKKDDMLRLFQINCSAIITDYPAKAIELRDGVS, from the coding sequence ATGACACAAATATTTGCTCATAGAGGATCGGCGGGCACGCATCCTGAAAATACAATGCAATCATTTTTTGAAGCTGAAAAAGTAAATGCTGATGGCATTGAATTGGACGTTCAGCTCTCAAAAGATGGTGAAGTCGTGGTTATTCATGATGAAACGCTTGAGAGAACCACCAATGGGAAAGGATTTGTCAAAGACTTCAATTTAAATGAATTAAAGAAACTGGATGCCAGCTACAAGTTTAAAACCTTCTTGAAAAAACCAACAATCCCATCATTGCGTGAGGTTTTGGAGTGGTTGACTGGGAATGGCCTTTTGTGCAACATCGAGCTGAAGAACGGTGTTTTTCCATATCCGTCATTGGAGGAAAAAGTCATTTCACTTGTAAGGGAATATCAGTTGGAAGATAGAATAATCATTTCTTCTTTCAATCATTATTCCATTGTTTATTGTTACCGTCTCGCTCCGGAAATCCAGATTGCACCGCTTTACTCGGAAGGATTATTCATGCCGTGGGTATATGCCAAGTCAATCCATGCAGGTGCGATCCATCCTAAATTAAGGGCAGCACCCGATGAAATCATCCTATCATCAATGGAAAATGGGGTTGCCGTGAGACCGTATACGGTCAATAAAAAAGACGATATGCTGCGGCTTTTTCAAATCAACTGCTCAGCCATCATTACTGATTATCCAGCGAAGGCAATTGAATTAAGAGATGGAGTTTCCTAA
- a CDS encoding DUF2627 domain-containing protein — protein sequence MIRIFALLIMVIPGIAAVLGVKLMRDMTFGILQDPFPFLWLQFLTGLIFFLGGLSFIAGFIFYRDRKRNKVQDRFKKKG from the coding sequence ATGATTCGTATTTTTGCATTACTAATAATGGTGATACCCGGAATCGCAGCAGTGCTTGGTGTTAAACTTATGCGCGACATGACGTTCGGCATCCTGCAGGACCCTTTTCCGTTTTTATGGCTGCAATTCCTGACTGGGTTGATCTTCTTTTTGGGAGGATTAAGTTTTATTGCAGGCTTCATATTTTATCGCGACCGGAAGCGCAATAAGGTTCAGGATAGGTTTAAAAAGAAGGGATAA
- a CDS encoding sigma 54-interacting transcriptional regulator, producing MQGVLIVGAGKGGMAILKILKESSALKVIAVIDPNENAPGMIFAKNEGIQTGTDWSLFLDESIDIIIEVTGNQDVFRQIRDARSKDTVLIPGSVAYLIATLLDEKEELINKLTNQSYFHDLIFNSTDDGMVVIDNNEMVILFNRSAERMVGIKQGDALGKHVFDVIPTSQLPRILETRRMEANQELVLHNGLKIITTRIPMVGEDGHLYGAISIFKDITEVVNLAEEITNLKEIQTMLEAIIQSSDDAISVVDESGKGLLINPAYTRITGLTQERVIGQPATADISEGESMHLKVLQTRRAVRGAKMRVGPNEKEVIVNVAPVIVNGKLKGSVGVIHDVSEIQSLTKELSRARQIIRTLEAKYTFEDIIGVSEEIKLAVEQAKLGAKTPATVLLRGESGTGKELFAHAIHNASDRKYNKFIRVNCAAISESLLESELFGYEEGAFSGAKRGGKRGLFEEANNGSIFLDEIGELNVNIQAKLLRVLQENEIVRVGGTKSIPINVRVIAATNVNLEKGIAAGTFREDLYYRLNRMPIQIPPLRRRKSDIPSLCERLIHKINQDYGRNVEGVANEAMDALMNYDWPGNVRELENILGRAIIFMHFNDTFIQSEHLPVMLAEEEKETIPKTAQSMYDQNLDLQQMVEKFEKDMIQSVLEQNKGNKTAAAKQLKISIRNLYYKIEKYQLANNSMQ from the coding sequence TTGCAGGGAGTCCTAATTGTAGGCGCAGGAAAAGGCGGAATGGCCATTTTGAAAATATTGAAAGAATCTTCTGCACTGAAGGTGATTGCCGTCATCGACCCTAATGAAAATGCGCCTGGAATGATCTTTGCTAAAAATGAAGGCATCCAAACCGGAACAGATTGGTCATTATTTCTGGATGAATCAATCGATATTATCATCGAGGTTACTGGTAATCAAGATGTGTTCAGGCAAATTCGGGATGCAAGAAGCAAAGACACTGTCTTGATCCCGGGCAGTGTGGCATATTTAATCGCTACTCTGCTGGATGAGAAGGAAGAATTGATAAACAAATTAACCAATCAGTCATACTTTCATGACTTGATTTTTAATTCGACTGATGATGGTATGGTGGTCATCGATAATAATGAAATGGTGATCTTATTCAATCGCAGTGCAGAACGGATGGTGGGCATAAAGCAGGGAGATGCTCTCGGCAAGCATGTGTTCGACGTTATTCCGACAAGCCAGCTGCCTCGTATTTTGGAAACGAGGCGAATGGAAGCCAATCAAGAGCTTGTACTGCATAATGGATTAAAAATCATTACGACCAGAATACCGATGGTTGGAGAAGATGGGCATCTTTATGGAGCCATATCTATTTTTAAAGATATTACCGAAGTCGTGAACCTTGCTGAGGAAATCACGAACTTAAAAGAAATCCAAACGATGCTGGAGGCAATCATTCAATCAAGTGATGATGCGATATCGGTTGTGGATGAGAGCGGCAAGGGGCTGCTGATTAATCCTGCGTATACAAGAATAACGGGATTAACGCAGGAGCGGGTAATCGGCCAACCGGCTACTGCCGATATTTCCGAAGGCGAAAGTATGCATTTGAAGGTTCTTCAAACCCGCAGAGCAGTGCGCGGAGCCAAGATGAGGGTCGGCCCAAATGAAAAAGAAGTAATTGTCAATGTCGCTCCTGTCATCGTCAATGGAAAATTAAAGGGCAGTGTTGGAGTCATCCATGACGTATCTGAAATCCAATCGCTCACAAAGGAATTAAGCAGGGCAAGGCAAATTATCCGGACACTTGAAGCTAAATACACGTTTGAAGATATCATTGGCGTTTCCGAGGAAATAAAACTCGCCGTCGAACAAGCGAAACTTGGAGCGAAAACTCCGGCTACTGTGCTTCTAAGAGGCGAATCAGGTACGGGAAAGGAATTGTTCGCACATGCGATACATAATGCAAGCGACCGAAAGTATAACAAATTCATTAGAGTGAATTGTGCAGCCATTTCAGAATCGCTGCTCGAAAGTGAATTGTTCGGGTACGAAGAGGGAGCTTTTTCCGGTGCGAAGCGAGGCGGTAAACGGGGATTATTCGAGGAAGCTAACAATGGGAGTATTTTCCTTGATGAAATCGGAGAGTTGAATGTCAACATCCAAGCGAAATTGCTTCGTGTCCTTCAAGAAAATGAAATCGTCAGGGTAGGGGGGACGAAATCCATCCCGATCAATGTAAGGGTAATAGCAGCAACCAATGTGAATCTTGAAAAAGGGATAGCTGCTGGTACTTTCCGTGAAGATTTATATTATCGTCTGAATCGCATGCCCATTCAAATTCCCCCATTGAGACGCAGAAAGTCTGATATTCCTTCTTTATGTGAAAGGTTGATCCATAAGATCAATCAAGACTATGGACGAAATGTTGAAGGCGTAGCGAATGAAGCAATGGATGCATTAATGAATTATGATTGGCCCGGGAATGTAAGGGAATTGGAAAATATTCTCGGAAGAGCGATCATCTTCATGCATTTTAATGACACATTCATTCAATCGGAGCATTTGCCTGTCATGCTGGCGGAAGAAGAGAAGGAGACAATTCCAAAAACCGCTCAATCTATGTACGATCAAAACCTGGACCTTCAACAAATGGTAGAAAAGTTTGAGAAAGACATGATTCAATCTGTTTTAGAGCAGAATAAAGGAAACAAAACAGCTGCAGCAAAACAACTGAAGATTTCCATCCGGAATTTATACTATAAAATAGAGAAATACCAACTTGCAAACAATAGCATGCAATAA
- the yqiS gene encoding phosphate butyryltransferase: MDLNKLIEKAAQMKDVTVSVAAAEDMEVLEAVSMAVAQKIAHFILFGNAEKIEQIIQKHTPDLAESGYITIMPTDSQADAAKKAVQCVHNGQASVLMKGNIPTAVILKAVLNKEYGLRTGNVLSHVAAFQIPGYDRLIFVTDAAMNIEPDLNQKVQIINNSVDVATAVGLEMPKVAPIAAVEVVNPSMQATLDAAALSQMNARGQIKNCLVDGPLALDNAISIEAAEHKGIHSDVAGQADILVVPNIETGNALYKSLIYFAKAKVGAVIAGAKAPIVLTSRSDSAESKLNSLALAICSSNK, encoded by the coding sequence ATGGATTTAAACAAACTTATTGAAAAAGCCGCCCAAATGAAAGACGTTACAGTCTCAGTAGCAGCAGCGGAGGATATGGAAGTGCTCGAAGCGGTTTCCATGGCGGTGGCACAGAAAATAGCTCATTTCATTTTATTCGGGAATGCCGAGAAAATAGAACAAATCATCCAAAAACATACACCTGACCTAGCAGAGAGTGGATATATTACCATCATGCCTACGGATTCACAGGCTGATGCAGCAAAGAAAGCTGTTCAATGTGTCCATAACGGGCAAGCGAGTGTACTGATGAAAGGAAATATCCCTACTGCTGTGATCTTGAAGGCAGTCTTGAATAAGGAGTATGGCTTAAGAACAGGCAATGTTCTATCACATGTAGCTGCATTTCAAATTCCTGGCTATGACCGGTTGATTTTTGTAACGGATGCAGCCATGAATATTGAACCTGATTTGAATCAAAAGGTTCAAATCATCAATAATTCTGTCGATGTTGCAACTGCAGTCGGACTAGAAATGCCAAAGGTTGCACCAATAGCTGCCGTAGAAGTGGTGAACCCTTCCATGCAGGCCACGTTGGACGCTGCAGCCCTCTCACAAATGAACGCTCGAGGGCAAATAAAAAATTGTTTGGTGGATGGACCGCTAGCACTTGATAATGCGATTTCCATCGAAGCAGCCGAGCATAAAGGAATACATAGTGATGTTGCAGGACAAGCAGACATCCTTGTAGTGCCGAATATTGAAACAGGTAATGCACTCTATAAATCGCTTATTTATTTTGCTAAAGCGAAAGTCGGTGCGGTCATTGCGGGCGCGAAGGCCCCTATTGTCCTCACATCAAGGTCAGATAGTGCCGAAAGTAAATTGAATTCATTAGCGCTGGCGATTTGTTCTTCAAACAAATAG
- the bcd gene encoding branched-chain amino acid dehydrogenase, which translates to MKIFEYMTNYDYEQLLFCQDEQSGLKAIIAIHDTTLGPALGGTRMWTYESEEAAIEDALRLARGMTYKNAAAGLNLGGGKTVIIGDPRKDKNEAMFRAFGRFIQGLNGRYITAEDVGTTVADMDLIHEETNFVTGISPAFGSSGNPSPVTAYGVYRGMKAAAKEAFGTDSLEGKTVAVQGVGNVAFNLCRHLHEEGANLIVTDINKEAVQRAVEEFGAKAVDPNEIYSVPCDIFAPCALGAVVNDDTIPQLKAKVIAGAANNQLKETRHGDTIHEMGIVYAPDYVINAGGVINVADELYGYNRDRAMKRVEQIYNNVEKVFEIAKRDGIPSYLAADRMAEERIQTMHKSRSQFLQNGKHILNNR; encoded by the coding sequence ATGAAAATTTTTGAATATATGACAAACTATGATTATGAGCAATTATTATTTTGCCAGGATGAGCAATCTGGATTAAAAGCAATCATCGCCATCCATGACACAACTTTAGGGCCTGCGTTGGGCGGAACACGCATGTGGACGTATGAATCAGAAGAAGCTGCAATTGAAGATGCACTTCGTCTTGCGCGAGGAATGACCTACAAGAATGCAGCAGCGGGCTTGAATCTAGGAGGCGGAAAGACGGTTATCATCGGCGATCCGCGCAAAGATAAAAACGAAGCGATGTTCCGTGCTTTCGGACGTTTCATCCAAGGATTGAACGGACGTTATATCACTGCAGAAGATGTAGGTACGACTGTTGCAGATATGGACTTAATCCATGAGGAGACGAATTTCGTAACAGGAATTTCTCCTGCGTTCGGTTCATCAGGGAACCCTTCTCCTGTAACGGCATATGGAGTGTACCGCGGAATGAAGGCAGCAGCGAAGGAAGCATTCGGCACGGATTCTCTCGAAGGCAAAACAGTAGCTGTGCAAGGGGTTGGAAATGTAGCATTCAATTTATGCCGTCACCTTCATGAAGAAGGAGCAAACTTGATTGTAACGGACATCAATAAAGAAGCTGTTCAGCGAGCTGTTGAAGAGTTTGGGGCAAAAGCAGTCGACCCGAATGAAATTTACAGCGTACCATGTGACATCTTTGCTCCATGTGCACTTGGAGCTGTCGTGAACGACGATACAATCCCGCAATTAAAAGCAAAAGTAATTGCCGGTGCAGCGAACAACCAGCTGAAGGAAACTCGCCACGGTGACACGATTCATGAGATGGGCATCGTTTATGCGCCTGATTACGTTATCAATGCCGGTGGTGTAATCAACGTCGCTGATGAACTATATGGCTATAATCGCGATCGTGCAATGAAACGAGTAGAGCAAATTTATAACAACGTCGAGAAAGTGTTTGAAATCGCTAAACGCGACGGAATTCCTTCTTACCTGGCTGCAGACCGCATGGCGGAAGAAAGAATTCAAACTATGCATAAATCCCGCAGTCAATTCCTTCAAAACGGCAAACACATCTTAAACAACCGTTAA